From a region of the Fischerella sp. JS2 genome:
- a CDS encoding NfeD family protein, with translation MPISTAMWLSSSTLIWLLVGAGLCSIELFLPTAFVALMMGISAFVVALLSPVILGKLWLQLVVWLLLSVVLIVLCRRLVTPVRGKSKLQDATTAETLTEISPGKAGRVLYEGNSWRARCYDDHLAIAPNQRVYVVRREGTTLIVMPEYSSLQ, from the coding sequence ATGCCAATTTCTACCGCAATGTGGTTGTCGAGTTCTACCCTCATCTGGCTGCTGGTAGGGGCAGGTTTGTGCTCAATAGAACTGTTTTTGCCAACAGCTTTTGTTGCTTTGATGATGGGAATTAGCGCCTTTGTGGTGGCGCTACTATCTCCAGTGATTTTAGGAAAATTATGGCTGCAATTAGTGGTTTGGCTACTGCTTTCTGTAGTGCTAATTGTGCTTTGTCGTCGTTTAGTAACACCAGTACGAGGTAAGTCAAAACTTCAGGATGCAACCACTGCTGAAACTTTAACAGAAATATCACCTGGAAAAGCAGGAAGAGTATTATACGAAGGCAATTCTTGGCGGGCGCGGTGTTATGATGACCATTTAGCGATCGCACCAAATCAAAGAGTTTATGTAGTCAGGCGTGAAGGCACAACTCTAATTGTCATGCCAGAATATTCTTCACTTCAATAG
- a CDS encoding SPFH domain-containing protein produces MEPLFFLISLVLGGSVVASSVKVVNQGNEALVERLGSYNKKLEPGLNFVVPFMDRIVFRETIREKVLDIPPQQCITRDNVKITVDAVVYWRIVDMEKAYYKVENLQAAMVNLVMTQIRAEMGKLELDETFTARSEVNELLLRDLDIATDPWGVKVTRVELRDILPSQEVQQSMELQMSAERRKRAAILTSEGERESAINSARGKAEAQVLEAEARQKAVILEAEAQQKALILKAQAERQQQVLKAQAIAESAELIAQKIKTNPTTPKALEVLFALGYLDMGATIGKSDSSKVMFIDPRTIPATLEGIRSIVSDSPADSAQILDNQTSNINTNGLG; encoded by the coding sequence ATGGAACCTTTGTTTTTTCTTATAAGTTTAGTTTTAGGTGGTTCGGTGGTAGCAAGTTCTGTGAAAGTAGTTAACCAAGGCAATGAAGCTTTGGTTGAACGCTTAGGTAGCTACAATAAAAAATTAGAACCAGGACTGAACTTTGTTGTTCCTTTCATGGATAGAATTGTCTTCCGTGAAACTATCCGAGAAAAAGTTTTAGACATTCCCCCACAACAATGTATTACTCGCGATAACGTCAAAATTACCGTTGACGCAGTAGTTTATTGGCGCATTGTTGATATGGAAAAAGCTTATTACAAAGTGGAAAATCTTCAAGCCGCGATGGTGAATTTGGTGATGACACAAATTCGTGCGGAAATGGGCAAACTAGAACTAGATGAAACCTTTACCGCCCGTTCAGAAGTAAATGAACTTTTATTGCGAGATTTAGATATTGCTACCGATCCTTGGGGAGTAAAGGTAACGCGGGTAGAACTAAGAGACATTCTTCCATCTCAAGAAGTGCAGCAGTCGATGGAATTGCAAATGTCGGCGGAAAGACGTAAAAGAGCAGCAATTTTAACTTCTGAAGGTGAACGAGAATCAGCTATTAACAGTGCTAGAGGTAAAGCAGAAGCACAAGTTTTAGAGGCTGAAGCCCGTCAAAAAGCAGTGATTTTAGAAGCAGAAGCGCAACAAAAAGCCCTAATTCTCAAAGCCCAAGCCGAACGCCAGCAACAAGTTCTTAAAGCCCAAGCTATTGCTGAGTCTGCGGAATTAATTGCCCAAAAAATTAAAACCAACCCTACAACTCCCAAAGCCTTAGAAGTTCTGTTTGCCTTAGGTTATCTGGATATGGGCGCAACTATTGGCAAGAGTGATAGCAGCAAAGTTATGTTTATAGATCCGCGTACAATTCCTGCTACCTTAGAGGGCATACGCTCCATTGTTTCAGATTCTCCAGCAGATTCTGCCCAGATTTTGGACAACCAGACATCAAATATAAATACAAATGGTCTTGGCTGA
- a CDS encoding Fur family transcriptional regulator has protein sequence MKVIRTRSQERILNLLKTIKQGISAQDIYVELRNRDQSMGLATVYRSLEALKLEGMVQVRTLANGEALYSLAQQDKHHLTCLQCGTSIPINQCPVHELETQLQVTHNFKIFYHTLEFFGLCKQCHMAQAAME, from the coding sequence ATGAAAGTTATACGTACCCGTAGCCAAGAGCGGATTCTGAATCTTCTCAAAACCATCAAACAAGGCATTTCTGCCCAGGATATTTACGTGGAACTGCGTAACCGCGATCAAAGTATGGGTTTAGCAACAGTTTACCGCTCTCTAGAAGCCTTAAAACTGGAAGGTATGGTGCAAGTGCGGACATTGGCTAACGGTGAAGCCCTTTATAGCTTGGCGCAGCAAGATAAGCATCATCTCACCTGTTTACAATGTGGTACTTCGATTCCAATTAATCAGTGTCCAGTCCATGAACTGGAAACGCAATTGCAAGTCACCCATAATTTTAAAATTTTTTACCATACCCTAGAGTTTTTTGGTTTGTGTAAACAATGCCATATGGCTCAAGCTGCGATGGAATAG
- the purS gene encoding phosphoribosylformylglycinamidine synthase subunit PurS, protein MQRKYRAKIFVTLRPSVLDPAGVAVQSGLKQLGYNNVEQVRIGKYIEVTLISPDENSARRNLDQICDQMLANPVIENYRFELIEVESQTGVI, encoded by the coding sequence GTGCAAAGGAAATATCGAGCCAAAATTTTTGTCACACTCCGTCCTTCAGTTTTAGATCCTGCTGGTGTAGCAGTGCAATCTGGGCTGAAGCAGTTAGGATACAATAACGTGGAACAAGTGCGGATTGGTAAGTATATAGAAGTCACCCTAATTTCACCAGATGAGAATTCTGCGCGTCGAAATCTGGATCAGATATGTGATCAAATGTTAGCAAATCCAGTGATTGAAAATTACCGCTTTGAGTTGATTGAAGTGGAATCACAGACGGGAGTGATTTAA
- the purQ gene encoding phosphoribosylformylglycinamidine synthase subunit PurQ — MKFGVVVFPGSNCDRDVAYVTRDILGQPTRMVWHQDTDIADLDVIILPGGFSYGDYLRCGAIARFSPVMQQVIEHAQKGKFVLGICNGFQVLTEAGLLPGTLTRNRDLHFICDRSSLKVERSDLAWTQAYFSGEIITLPIAHGEGRFYADRPTLAELEDNGQIVFRYQGENPNGSLKNIAGICNTTGNILGMMPHPERAADPALGGTDGLKLFAGLLEKAVVAAGV, encoded by the coding sequence ATGAAATTTGGTGTTGTTGTTTTTCCAGGTTCTAATTGCGATCGCGATGTTGCTTATGTTACCAGGGACATCTTAGGGCAACCAACTCGCATGGTTTGGCATCAAGATACAGATATTGCTGATTTGGATGTGATTATTCTCCCTGGTGGATTTAGCTATGGTGATTATCTGCGCTGTGGTGCGATCGCTCGTTTTTCACCCGTGATGCAACAAGTTATTGAACATGCACAAAAAGGTAAATTTGTCCTCGGTATTTGTAATGGTTTTCAGGTATTAACAGAAGCAGGATTATTGCCAGGAACATTGACAAGAAATCGGGATTTGCATTTTATTTGCGATCGTTCTTCCTTGAAAGTCGAACGCAGTGATTTAGCTTGGACACAAGCTTACTTTAGTGGTGAAATTATCACTTTACCGATTGCCCACGGAGAAGGACGATTTTATGCAGATAGACCGACATTAGCAGAACTTGAAGATAATGGTCAAATAGTATTCCGCTACCAAGGTGAAAATCCCAACGGTTCGCTCAAAAACATCGCCGGTATTTGCAATACTACAGGTAATATCTTAGGGATGATGCCACACCCAGAGAGAGCCGCAGATCCCGCTCTTGGTGGTACAGATGGGTTGAAGTTATTTGCTGGGTTGTTAGAAAAAGCAGTTGTGGCAGCAGGAGTTTAG
- a CDS encoding Uma2 family endonuclease, with the protein MSLAKELDSPQGIPQDVILPPSDLYSDEPPLETELHLEQIMLLLKCLKWLWRDRTDFYAAGNLTIYYSLSKSKSQDFRGPDFFVVLDTECKTRKSWVVWEEDGKYPNVILEILSESTANIDKEFKKKLYQNTFRTPDYFWFDPYTLEFAGFHLVDGKYLPLEANNQGHLWSQQLGLYLGIHQGLLRFFTPEEQLVPTPEEEAESERQQKELALSRSERLAAKLRELNIDPDTI; encoded by the coding sequence ATGTCCCTTGCCAAAGAATTAGACTCTCCCCAAGGCATCCCACAAGATGTTATCCTTCCCCCAAGTGATTTATACAGCGATGAGCCTCCTTTGGAAACTGAACTGCATCTAGAGCAAATCATGCTCTTACTTAAATGTCTAAAATGGTTGTGGCGAGACAGAACTGATTTCTATGCTGCTGGCAATCTGACTATTTACTACAGCCTCAGTAAAAGTAAATCACAAGATTTCCGAGGACCAGATTTTTTTGTTGTGCTAGACACGGAATGCAAAACTCGTAAAAGTTGGGTAGTGTGGGAAGAAGATGGCAAATATCCGAATGTAATTCTGGAAATTCTCTCTGAATCCACAGCTAATATTGATAAAGAATTTAAGAAAAAACTTTACCAAAATACCTTCCGCACACCCGATTATTTTTGGTTCGATCCATACACATTAGAATTCGCTGGTTTTCATTTAGTAGACGGCAAGTATCTACCCTTAGAAGCAAATAATCAAGGGCATTTATGGAGTCAGCAGCTAGGTTTATATTTAGGTATTCATCAGGGTTTATTGCGTTTTTTTACACCTGAAGAACAGTTAGTTCCAACACCTGAAGAAGAAGCTGAGTCTGAACGTCAGCAGAAAGAATTAGCATTAAGTAGATCCGAAAGATTAGCTGCTAAATTGCGAGAGTTAAATATTGATCCAGATACAATTTAG
- the hflX gene encoding GTPase HflX produces the protein METIFGNLQGLKSSQLKQLQRLYHQRIPGDRITTPEFAQRLAAISTEINQPVCTYLNRRGQVIRVGVGTPRQTQIPPLELPRYGAERLSGIRCIATHLKSEPPNEAALTSMALQRLDALAVINITGTGFQKRGGGATGYVKEAYLAHLTSQESRALITSPSLKVENGNVLSPSWNVSPPMSLDALAKQDLIDLVEGLEEEFRREFVAQEVDTDHDRVVIVGVMTDDLSSQQFHDIVAELGRLVDTAGGEVLQTLWQKRSRIHPQTVVGEGKVQEIALTAQTLGANLVVFDRDLSPSQVRNLETQIGVRVIDRTEVILDIFAQRAQSRAGKLQVELAQLEYMLPRLSGRGQAMSRLGGGIGTRGPGETKLETERRAISRRISRLQQEVNQLQAHRERLRQRRQNREIPSVALVGYTNAGKSTLLNALTNAEVYTADQLFATLDPTTRRLVVPHAATSEPQEILITDTVGFIHELPASLMDAFRATLEEVTEADALIHLVDLSHPAWLSHIRSVREILAQMPVTPGPALVIFNKIDQVSSEALAQAREEFPLAVFISASKRLGLETLRQRLGQLVQYATSSQ, from the coding sequence ATCGAGACTATTTTCGGTAATCTTCAGGGTTTAAAATCCAGCCAGCTAAAGCAACTACAGCGGCTGTACCACCAACGCATTCCAGGCGATCGCATCACTACGCCAGAGTTTGCCCAGCGTTTGGCAGCTATTAGTACAGAAATCAATCAACCTGTATGTACCTATCTCAATCGGCGTGGACAAGTGATCCGTGTCGGTGTAGGTACTCCGCGTCAAACGCAAATTCCACCGTTGGAATTGCCCCGTTACGGTGCGGAACGACTTAGCGGTATCCGTTGTATCGCCACGCATCTCAAATCAGAACCGCCTAATGAAGCGGCACTGACATCAATGGCATTACAACGGCTTGATGCATTAGCTGTCATAAATATTACAGGAACAGGATTTCAAAAACGGGGTGGTGGGGCTACAGGATATGTCAAAGAAGCATATTTAGCGCACCTGACATCACAAGAGTCCCGCGCCTTAATTACTAGTCCCTCTTTGAAGGTGGAAAATGGCAATGTTTTATCCCCAAGTTGGAACGTATCACCACCAATGAGTCTGGATGCACTGGCAAAACAGGACTTAATTGATTTAGTAGAAGGACTGGAAGAGGAGTTCCGACGAGAATTTGTCGCCCAAGAGGTAGATACTGACCATGACCGCGTGGTAATCGTTGGAGTGATGACCGACGACCTGTCATCCCAACAATTCCATGACATCGTGGCAGAATTAGGACGGTTAGTGGATACTGCTGGCGGAGAAGTATTACAAACATTATGGCAAAAGCGATCGCGCATTCATCCACAAACAGTAGTTGGTGAAGGTAAAGTACAAGAAATAGCCCTCACAGCCCAAACACTGGGAGCTAATCTTGTAGTCTTTGATCGCGACCTTTCACCTTCCCAAGTCCGCAACCTAGAGACTCAAATTGGTGTCCGAGTCATTGACCGCACAGAAGTAATCTTGGATATCTTTGCTCAACGCGCCCAATCCCGTGCTGGTAAATTACAAGTAGAACTAGCGCAGTTGGAATATATGCTGCCACGGCTAAGTGGGAGAGGACAAGCCATGTCTCGACTCGGTGGTGGTATAGGTACTCGTGGTCCTGGTGAAACTAAATTGGAAACCGAACGCCGTGCTATTAGTCGGCGTATTTCTCGTCTACAACAAGAAGTAAATCAGCTACAGGCCCATCGAGAACGGTTGCGACAACGGCGACAAAATCGAGAAATTCCTTCAGTAGCTTTGGTTGGTTATACAAACGCAGGTAAGTCTACCTTGTTGAATGCCTTAACAAATGCCGAAGTTTATACCGCCGACCAATTATTTGCTACCCTTGATCCTACCACACGCCGCTTAGTAGTTCCTCATGCAGCAACTAGTGAACCCCAAGAAATTCTTATTACAGACACAGTAGGTTTCATCCATGAATTACCTGCATCGTTAATGGATGCCTTTCGCGCCACTTTAGAAGAAGTCACAGAAGCTGATGCCTTAATACATTTAGTAGATTTATCGCATCCAGCTTGGTTAAGTCACATTCGTTCAGTGAGGGAAATCCTGGCTCAAATGCCAGTCACTCCTGGTCCAGCACTAGTTATTTTTAACAAAATTGACCAAGTAAGTAGTGAAGCCTTAGCTCAAGCAAGGGAAGAATTTCCTTTAGCAGTATTTATTTCTGCAAGCAAGCGCTTGGGATTAGAAACTTTACGTCAGCGTCTTGGTCAACTAGTGCAATACGCTACTTCCTCTCAGTAA
- the grxC gene encoding glutaredoxin 3 — translation MAAKVEIYTWSTCPFCIRAKSLLKKKGVEFIEYSIDGDEAARNKMAQRANGRRSVPQIFIDNVHVGGCDDIYALEARGQLDNLLASSNSV, via the coding sequence ATGGCTGCGAAAGTAGAAATTTACACTTGGAGTACTTGCCCATTTTGCATCCGTGCTAAAAGCTTACTGAAAAAAAAGGGGGTAGAATTCATTGAGTACAGTATTGATGGAGATGAGGCAGCACGAAATAAAATGGCTCAAAGAGCAAATGGAAGACGCTCTGTGCCACAAATTTTCATCGATAATGTTCATGTTGGTGGTTGTGATGACATCTACGCTTTAGAAGCCCGAGGTCAGCTAGACAATTTATTAGCTTCTAGCAATAGCGTATAG
- the gshB gene encoding glutathione synthase yields the protein MKLAFIIDPIQTLDPCHDTSVALMEAAHVMGHEVWITQANLLSVVAGQAWAILERMELMPIELVEGRWVAANPWYKLGERICMSLETMDAVFMRTDPPVTVSYLYATYILDYIDQNKTLVINSPSGIRGANEKMYALQFTKVIPETIVTADKQTIRDFVEAKGTAVLKPLGNKAGEGILILQPSDRNLNSIIELSTFQGRVPVMVQNFIPEAKEGDKRIILLDGKPIGAVNRLSAGDEFRNNMATGGTVAKTEITSKEYEICSEVAEILRKDGLVFVGIDVIGGYLTEVNVTSPTGIREIDRLNGTRLGHLVIRWIEQTKNL from the coding sequence GTGAAACTGGCTTTTATCATTGATCCTATCCAGACTCTTGACCCTTGTCACGACACAAGCGTCGCATTAATGGAAGCAGCCCATGTCATGGGACATGAAGTCTGGATCACCCAAGCGAATTTACTAAGTGTGGTAGCAGGACAAGCTTGGGCCATTTTAGAACGCATGGAACTCATGCCTATTGAACTAGTGGAGGGACGCTGGGTAGCAGCAAATCCTTGGTACAAACTAGGCGAACGCATCTGTATGTCTTTAGAAACAATGGATGCCGTATTTATGCGGACAGATCCACCCGTTACAGTTTCCTACCTTTATGCCACCTATATTTTGGACTACATTGACCAAAACAAAACTTTGGTAATCAATAGTCCCAGTGGTATCCGAGGGGCAAACGAAAAAATGTATGCCCTCCAATTTACTAAAGTAATACCAGAAACCATTGTCACTGCTGATAAACAGACTATCCGAGACTTTGTGGAAGCAAAAGGCACAGCAGTTCTCAAACCACTAGGTAATAAAGCTGGTGAGGGAATTTTAATTTTGCAACCGAGCGATCGCAACCTCAATTCCATCATCGAACTCAGTACCTTTCAAGGTCGAGTACCCGTCATGGTACAAAATTTCATCCCAGAGGCCAAAGAAGGAGACAAACGGATTATTCTACTAGATGGCAAACCAATTGGAGCAGTTAATCGCCTTTCTGCTGGTGATGAATTTCGCAATAACATGGCAACTGGTGGCACAGTTGCCAAAACCGAAATTACTTCAAAAGAATACGAAATCTGCTCCGAAGTTGCCGAAATCTTACGTAAAGATGGCTTAGTTTTTGTCGGAATCGATGTAATTGGTGGTTATCTGACCGAAGTCAACGTCACTAGCCCTACTGGGATACGCGAAATAGACCGATTAAATGGCACTCGTCTTGGTCATTTGGTTATTCGATGGATCGAACAGACAAAAAATTTATAA